A genomic region of Chthonomonadales bacterium contains the following coding sequences:
- a CDS encoding DUF512 domain-containing protein, translating into MSETLTRKRAAGLPVEAVDPGSPAARAGIRAGDRITAVAGDPVHDVLDYRFRSADGAHRVTLVRDDSERTVTVRSAAGDDPGIVFSEDLADRVHTCDNRCMFCFIHQMPKRMRRSLYLMDDDYRLSFMHGNYITLTNVSEEEFARIVEQRLSPLYVSVHATDPELRGRLLGRRGPEPILPRLRALAEGRVDVHAQIVLCPGVNDGEQLDRTLAELSDLHPAVSERRSGVLSTAIVPVGLTRNRDRLTRLSSADGAHAVATIQRVSSLARGYRRRLGTRFVWLSDEWYFLAGRTVPGRRHYEDFPQLEDGVGTVRLFLDDVRALQRRLPERVDHAVRATLVTAELAGSVVRDLADRLNAVEGVELNVCIVPNRFFGGGINIAGLLTAQDVQASLAAFPALDVVCLPSICLRDGELFLDDVTLIDFERELGRPVRVVGIRPSDLAAILGIAAPARSGGPKAARWRMEAPPGAA; encoded by the coding sequence ATGTCCGAGACCCTGACCCGAAAGCGCGCCGCGGGCCTCCCGGTGGAGGCCGTTGATCCCGGAAGCCCCGCAGCGCGTGCAGGCATTCGTGCCGGCGACCGCATCACCGCCGTCGCCGGCGACCCTGTCCACGACGTCCTCGACTATCGCTTCCGCTCGGCCGACGGCGCTCACCGCGTCACGCTCGTGCGCGACGACTCGGAGCGCACCGTCACCGTGCGGAGCGCCGCCGGGGACGACCCCGGCATCGTCTTCTCGGAGGACCTGGCTGACCGCGTCCACACCTGCGACAACCGGTGTATGTTTTGCTTCATCCACCAGATGCCAAAGCGCATGCGTCGCTCGCTCTACCTCATGGACGACGACTACCGCCTCTCCTTCATGCACGGCAACTACATCACGCTCACGAACGTGAGCGAGGAGGAGTTTGCGCGCATCGTGGAGCAGCGGCTCTCGCCTCTCTACGTGAGCGTGCACGCTACGGACCCCGAGTTGCGCGGCAGGCTGCTCGGCCGGCGTGGGCCGGAGCCGATCCTGCCACGCCTGCGGGCGCTGGCGGAGGGACGAGTCGACGTGCATGCGCAAATCGTGCTCTGCCCTGGCGTCAACGACGGCGAGCAGCTCGATCGGACGCTCGCCGAGCTCAGCGACCTCCACCCTGCCGTGAGCGAACGGCGCAGCGGTGTGCTCTCGACCGCCATCGTCCCGGTCGGGCTCACGCGCAACCGGGATCGGCTGACCCGGCTGTCGTCAGCGGATGGCGCCCACGCCGTGGCGACGATCCAGCGGGTTAGCTCGCTGGCGCGCGGCTACCGCCGACGGCTCGGAACGCGCTTCGTGTGGCTTTCGGACGAGTGGTACTTCCTGGCCGGCCGCACGGTGCCGGGCCGCCGCCACTACGAGGACTTCCCGCAGCTAGAGGACGGCGTGGGCACCGTGCGCCTGTTCCTCGACGACGTCCGGGCGCTCCAGCGAAGGCTGCCGGAGCGCGTGGACCACGCGGTGCGCGCCACGCTGGTCACGGCGGAGCTTGCCGGAAGCGTGGTTCGCGACCTGGCGGATCGGCTGAACGCGGTTGAGGGCGTCGAGCTGAACGTCTGCATCGTGCCCAATCGGTTCTTTGGCGGCGGCATCAACATCGCGGGCCTCCTGACCGCGCAGGACGTCCAGGCCTCGCTCGCGGCGTTCCCCGCGCTCGACGTGGTCTGCCTCCCCTCGATCTGCCTGCGGGACGGCGAACTGTTCCTCGACGACGTGACGCTGATCGACTTCGAGCGCGAGCTAGGCCGTCCCGTGCGCGTCGTCGGCATCCGGCCCTCGGACCTCGCCGCCATCCTCGGGATCGCCGCCCCGGCGCGCAGCGGCGGCCCGAAGGCCGCGCGCTGGCGCATGGAGGCCCCGCCGGGCGCCGCGTGA
- a CDS encoding citramalate synthase — MAEQAPGRRVAIYDTTLRDGSQGEGISFSLQDKLRIAHRLDEFGMDYVEGGWPGSNPKDIEFFEHMRKAPLAHARLAAFGSTRRPGIAAGDDAQVRMLVESGTPVVTIFGKSWDFQVTHALKIALSENLEMVHDTVRYLAARVGEVVYDAEHFFDGYRANPGYALRCLEAARTGGAAVLVLCDTNGGTLPHEVAAIVAEVRDLVTGAIGIHAHDDCACGVANTLVAVREGASHAQGTVNGYGERCGNANLTAIMPNLRLKMGLECVLPGSLEHLTGLSQYVDEVANVAPNTRQPYVGRSAFAHKAGVHIDAIMKHRATYEHVDPERVGNSRRMLVSELSGGSTIVSKAAKHRVDLAKKSPETRALLKRVAEMERDGYSFEGAEASFELLLMQTVGTYRKLFDFRGFRVIVEQREAGEPITEATIKLGVDGVDRLTVAEGDGPVHALDSALRKALLEFYPELASIRLTDFKVRVVNVREGTAARVRTIIDSSDGDVLWSTVGVSTNMIEASWHALVDGVVYGLLRSRAVADDEPAA, encoded by the coding sequence ATGGCTGAACAGGCGCCGGGCCGGCGGGTCGCGATCTACGACACGACGCTGCGTGACGGGTCCCAGGGGGAGGGCATCAGCTTCTCCCTGCAGGACAAGCTTCGCATAGCGCACAGACTCGATGAGTTCGGGATGGACTACGTCGAGGGCGGCTGGCCGGGCTCGAACCCCAAGGACATCGAGTTCTTCGAGCACATGCGCAAGGCGCCACTGGCTCACGCACGCCTGGCGGCCTTCGGCAGCACCCGGCGCCCTGGCATCGCCGCCGGAGACGACGCCCAGGTACGGATGCTGGTCGAGTCCGGCACCCCCGTCGTCACGATCTTTGGCAAGAGCTGGGACTTCCAGGTGACGCACGCGCTCAAGATCGCGCTCAGCGAGAACCTCGAGATGGTGCACGACACCGTGCGGTACCTGGCCGCTCGCGTGGGCGAGGTGGTCTACGACGCCGAGCACTTCTTTGACGGGTACCGGGCGAACCCGGGGTACGCTCTGCGCTGCCTGGAGGCGGCCCGGACGGGCGGCGCGGCGGTGCTCGTGCTCTGCGACACGAACGGCGGCACGCTCCCGCACGAGGTGGCGGCGATCGTGGCCGAGGTGCGCGACCTCGTGACCGGGGCCATCGGCATCCACGCGCACGACGATTGCGCCTGCGGGGTCGCCAACACGCTGGTCGCCGTGCGCGAGGGCGCGTCGCACGCGCAGGGCACCGTCAACGGCTACGGCGAGCGCTGCGGCAACGCGAATCTGACGGCGATCATGCCCAATCTGCGCCTGAAGATGGGTCTGGAGTGCGTCCTGCCTGGCTCGCTCGAGCACCTCACGGGCCTCTCGCAGTATGTGGACGAGGTGGCCAACGTGGCGCCGAACACGCGCCAACCCTACGTCGGGCGCAGTGCCTTCGCCCATAAGGCCGGCGTCCACATCGACGCGATCATGAAGCACCGCGCCACCTATGAGCACGTCGATCCGGAGAGGGTGGGCAACTCCCGGCGCATGCTCGTCTCGGAGCTCTCCGGCGGGAGCACGATCGTGAGCAAGGCCGCCAAGCACCGGGTCGACCTCGCCAAGAAGTCGCCCGAGACCCGCGCCCTGCTTAAGCGGGTGGCCGAGATGGAGCGCGACGGGTACTCCTTCGAGGGCGCCGAGGCCTCGTTCGAGCTTCTGCTGATGCAGACCGTGGGCACTTACCGCAAGCTGTTTGACTTCCGGGGCTTCCGTGTCATCGTGGAGCAGCGCGAGGCGGGTGAGCCGATCACCGAGGCCACGATCAAGCTGGGCGTGGATGGGGTGGACCGGCTGACCGTGGCCGAGGGGGACGGCCCCGTCCACGCGCTGGACTCCGCCCTCCGCAAGGCGCTGCTGGAGTTCTACCCGGAGTTAGCAAGCATCCGGCTGACGGACTTCAAGGTCCGGGTGGTCAACGTGCGCGAGGGCACGGCGGCCAGGGTACGCACCATCATCGACTCGTCGGATGGCGACGTGCTCTGGAGCACCGTCGGGGTCTCGACCAACATGATCGAGGCGAGCTGGCATGCGCTTGTGGACGGCGTGGTCTACGGCCTCTTGCGCTCGCGAGCCGTCGCAGACGACGAACCGGCTGCGTGA